The following are encoded in a window of Limibacter armeniacum genomic DNA:
- a CDS encoding fasciclin domain-containing protein, protein MKKVNILLLMAIFLMGVSFTSCDDDSSDGMSPEEGETKNIAEIVAGSSSFSTLLAALERVSLTATFQDENADYTVFAPTDAAFQALLDADNGINSLDDISDEELTTVLTHHVVQGSVMASDLSDGQELTTLAGTKLLVSIEGGNVIVGGGVVAEADVEASNGIIHVVNSVLLPEEPMPTIAELVTENENFSTLLSALTTANLAEVFADESASFTVFAPDNAAFQALLDADNGINALTDLSADQLDRVLKFHVVAGNVMSSDLTDGQMVETLSGAKLEVKIMDGNVYVGGAMVTTPDVATTNGTIHIVGDVLLPNTILDVALGSAAFSVLVDALKRVELAGMFGVDGETKYTVFAPANAAFQALLDVDNGINALTDLSADQLDRVLKFHVVAGNVMSSDLTDGQMVETLSGAKLEVKIMDGNVYVGGAMVTTPDVATTNGTIHIVGDVLLPNTILDVALGNSDFSILVDALKRVELAGMFGVDGETKYTVFAPTNAAFQALLDVDNGINSLDDLTDEQLMGVLKYHVVGAEALSTSLSDGQMIQTLEGSEVTVSIDGSTVMIDGATVVAADIMTSNGVIHVIDQVIIPAVQ, encoded by the coding sequence ATGAAAAAAGTAAACATTTTGCTGCTGATGGCGATATTCCTGATGGGAGTATCATTTACATCTTGTGACGATGATAGCAGTGATGGTATGTCCCCTGAGGAGGGAGAAACCAAGAACATTGCTGAGATTGTGGCAGGGAGCAGTAGTTTTAGTACGCTGTTAGCAGCATTGGAAAGAGTATCACTGACAGCCACTTTTCAAGATGAAAATGCAGACTACACTGTATTTGCTCCAACAGATGCTGCCTTTCAGGCATTATTGGATGCTGATAATGGTATCAACAGTTTGGATGATATTTCAGATGAAGAACTGACAACTGTACTGACCCACCATGTGGTACAAGGGAGTGTGATGGCATCAGACCTTTCAGACGGACAGGAATTGACCACCTTGGCAGGTACAAAGTTACTGGTTTCCATTGAAGGAGGTAATGTAATTGTAGGTGGAGGTGTAGTAGCCGAAGCTGATGTAGAGGCTAGCAACGGCATTATTCACGTTGTGAACTCAGTATTGTTGCCTGAAGAGCCAATGCCAACTATTGCAGAGCTGGTTACTGAAAACGAAAACTTCAGTACACTACTTTCTGCGCTTACTACAGCCAACCTTGCAGAAGTGTTTGCTGATGAGTCAGCTTCTTTTACAGTATTTGCCCCAGACAACGCAGCCTTTCAAGCCCTGTTGGATGCCGATAATGGCATCAATGCTTTGACAGACCTTTCAGCAGACCAGTTGGATAGAGTACTGAAGTTTCATGTAGTAGCAGGCAATGTGATGTCGTCAGATTTGACTGATGGGCAGATGGTTGAAACACTGTCAGGAGCCAAGCTTGAAGTGAAAATCATGGATGGGAATGTATATGTAGGTGGAGCCATGGTAACCACTCCTGATGTAGCAACAACCAATGGTACTATCCATATTGTAGGTGATGTGTTGTTGCCCAATACAATTCTGGATGTGGCTTTGGGAAGCGCAGCCTTTTCTGTATTGGTAGATGCGCTGAAACGTGTAGAGCTGGCAGGTATGTTTGGCGTGGACGGAGAAACGAAGTATACGGTGTTTGCTCCAGCAAATGCAGCCTTTCAAGCCTTGCTGGATGTCGATAATGGCATCAATGCTTTGACAGACCTTTCGGCAGACCAGTTGGATAGAGTACTGAAGTTTCATGTAGTAGCAGGCAATGTGATGTCGTCAGATTTGACTGATGGGCAGATGGTTGAAACACTGTCAGGAGCCAAGCTTGAAGTGAAAATCATGGATGGGAATGTATATGTAGGTGGAGCCATGGTAACCACTCCTGATGTAGCAACAACCAATGGTACTATCCATATTGTAGGTGATGTGTTGTTGCCCAATACAATTCTGGATGTGGCATTAGGCAATTCAGACTTCTCTATCTTGGTAGATGCGCTGAAACGTGTAGAGCTGGCAGGTATGTTTGGCGTGGACGGAGAAACGAAGTATACGGTGTTTGCCCCTACGAATGCAGCCTTTCAAGCCTTGCTGGATGTCGATAATGGTATCAACAGTTTGGATGATTTGACTGATGAGCAATTGATGGGTGTGTTGAAATATCATGTCGTAGGCGCTGAAGCGCTGTCAACGTCTCTTTCTGATGGACAAATGATCCAGACCTTAGAAGGTTCTGAAGTTACTGTGTCAATTGATGGCAGTACAGTTATGATAGATGGCGCTACTGTAGTGGCGGCTGATATCATGACAAGTAATGGAGTGATTCATGTGATTGATCAGGTGATTATACCTGCGGTTCAATAA
- a CDS encoding efflux transporter outer membrane subunit, producing the protein MNYKILRVLATVSVALLAQSCFVAKKYEGSQLDTSKLYRVEDIQLNDSTSIANIQWGEFFTDPYLLTLLDSGLQNNQNIQIAIENINVAQSYYKQGKAALLPSVSLGPSATYTTNSEHSQIGEITGMSNTTVLELYQLSANLSWEIDIWGKLSSQKRAAYASYLQTEAAQRAVQTQLVASIASSYYQLLALDAQIKVTEETVSNREKSIKTINSLKASGNVTEVSVKQNEAQLYTSQAILVDLKRQRRVLENTLCLLIGEAPHAIERGVLADQQIETNLSIGVPSQLLQNRPDVTAAEYGLVNAFELTNVARSSFYPSLTITATGGYQSLGIDNLFNPGSIFTNLVAGLTQPIFNKRLNKTRLEVAKAQQKQALLRFEQSLLTAGNEVSNALYSYETSTEKLVIKEKELDALRKAAKYSEVLLENGATTYLEVLVARDQALSSELNTIDSKYQQLNSIITLYKALGGGASLTNNN; encoded by the coding sequence ATGAACTATAAAATATTACGAGTACTCGCTACTGTCTCAGTAGCCTTGTTGGCCCAATCATGTTTTGTGGCCAAGAAGTATGAGGGCTCACAACTCGATACTAGTAAGCTATACCGTGTTGAGGATATCCAATTAAATGATTCAACATCCATTGCCAATATTCAATGGGGTGAATTCTTTACGGATCCTTACCTGCTTACACTGTTGGATTCTGGTTTGCAAAACAATCAGAATATCCAGATTGCAATTGAAAACATCAATGTAGCTCAGTCTTACTACAAGCAAGGTAAGGCTGCATTGCTGCCATCTGTTTCTTTGGGACCTAGTGCTACCTATACCACTAACTCAGAGCATTCACAGATTGGTGAGATTACAGGTATGTCTAACACAACGGTACTTGAACTGTACCAGTTGTCAGCAAACCTTTCTTGGGAGATTGATATTTGGGGTAAGCTAAGCAGCCAAAAACGTGCTGCTTATGCCTCATACCTTCAGACTGAAGCGGCACAGCGTGCTGTCCAAACACAACTGGTTGCTTCCATCGCATCTTCTTATTACCAACTGCTGGCTTTGGATGCCCAAATCAAGGTGACGGAAGAAACTGTCAGCAACAGGGAAAAGAGTATCAAGACAATTAACTCCCTGAAAGCATCCGGAAATGTAACAGAAGTATCTGTTAAGCAGAATGAAGCACAACTGTACACTTCCCAAGCCATTCTTGTTGACCTGAAACGTCAAAGAAGGGTACTTGAGAACACATTGTGTCTGCTGATTGGTGAAGCTCCTCATGCGATTGAAAGAGGTGTATTGGCTGACCAGCAAATTGAAACAAACTTGAGTATCGGTGTACCGTCTCAACTGTTGCAAAACAGACCTGACGTTACTGCTGCTGAATATGGCTTGGTCAATGCATTTGAGCTAACCAATGTAGCACGCAGCAGCTTCTACCCTTCGCTTACTATTACAGCTACGGGTGGTTACCAAAGTCTTGGTATTGACAACCTGTTCAACCCAGGTTCTATCTTCACGAACCTAGTGGCAGGTCTGACACAACCGATCTTTAACAAGAGGTTGAATAAAACCAGACTGGAAGTAGCAAAAGCACAGCAAAAACAGGCTCTACTACGTTTCGAACAGTCACTACTGACTGCCGGAAATGAAGTATCCAATGCATTATACAGCTATGAAACTTCCACTGAAAAGTTAGTCATCAAAGAAAAAGAGTTGGATGCACTTCGTAAAGCAGCCAAATACTCTGAAGTCCTTTTGGAAAACGGTGCTACTACATATTTGGAAGTACTTGTTGCCCGTGATCAGGCACTGAGTTCAGAATTGAATACGATTGACAGCAAATACCAACAGCTCAATTCCATCATTACGCTTTACAAAGCACTGGGTGGAGGAGCTTCCTTAACCAATAATAACTAG
- a CDS encoding efflux RND transporter permease subunit — protein sequence MLQKFIERPVLSTVVSIIIVILGGLGMYLLPVTEYPDIAPPTVQVTASYPGANSQTILESVVVPIEEQINGVEGMTYMTSTASNDGSATIQVYFEGGIDPDIAAVNVQNRVSRANALLPKEVVQTGVITQKQQTSALMFLAFYSENKDYGEKFIQNYLNINVVPELQRIYGVGEVRLFGAKNYTMRLWVKPEKLANYNLTPADVSAALSDQSLEAAPGALGQNAGHAFEYTLRYKGRLKTEEEYRDIIIKTFDNGQYLRLGDVADVELEALSYSTTTIADGYPGINLGIFQTPGSNAKEIIETIEAKLKETESTLPDGIKYKINVNANDFLNASISKVISTLIEAFILVFIVVFIFLQDFRSTLIPAIAVPVAIIGTFFFLYVFGFSINLLTLFALVLAIGIVVDDAIVVVEAVHAKLDEGYDNAKSATLTAMSEISGAIISITLVMSAVFIPVTFMQGPTGVFYTQFGITLIIAILISAVNALTLSPALCALLLKTHDKDHAPKGGLQRFYTAFNTAFEVTTNKYKNALSFLSKKKWITIAILVASVAVTFWASETTPAGFIPDEDRGYIFANIETPAGSSLDRTQKTINQLDQELAKMSDVIESRSFVTGYSILSGAGSSYSLGIIKLKNWEERKAPGTDVKSVIGRLFGLSVKFPDAKLIFFSPPSIRGYGNASGFEFKVQDRTGGSFTDLDKNTKTLLGALMQRPEIMYASSSFNTNFPQYMIDVNTAKVKEAGLAVRDILTTMQMYLGGAYVNDFSRFGKQYRVYIQAPPEDRISKDDLNNIFVRTPKGEMAPITSFVSLNKVYGPQSVNRFNLYNSASVNGQVNPGFSTSQAIEIIEQTAKEVLPKGYDIDYSGLTREEVNSTGEAPLIFGLSILFVFFLLAAQYESYLLPLSVLLSLPVGIAGAFLSTKFLGLENNIYFQISLIMLVGLLAKNAILIVEFALQRRKAGLSLVDSALEAATSRLRPILMTSFAFILGLMPLAMATGVGAVGNRSIGTGAAGGMLIGTLLGVFVIPVLFIMFQWLQEKISGNKEEAVNPSSEKQLAEY from the coding sequence ATGTTACAAAAATTTATAGAGAGACCCGTGCTGTCTACGGTGGTATCCATTATCATCGTGATTTTGGGTGGCTTGGGGATGTACTTGCTTCCGGTAACGGAGTATCCAGACATTGCCCCTCCAACCGTTCAGGTGACAGCCAGTTATCCAGGTGCCAACTCACAGACGATTCTTGAAAGTGTGGTGGTTCCTATTGAAGAGCAAATCAACGGTGTGGAAGGTATGACTTACATGACTTCCACTGCCAGTAACGATGGTAGTGCTACCATTCAGGTATATTTTGAAGGTGGTATAGACCCTGATATTGCAGCGGTAAACGTACAGAACCGAGTATCAAGAGCTAACGCTTTGCTGCCTAAGGAAGTAGTGCAGACAGGTGTAATCACCCAGAAGCAGCAAACCAGTGCCCTGATGTTCTTGGCTTTCTATTCTGAGAACAAGGACTACGGTGAGAAATTCATCCAAAACTACCTGAACATCAACGTAGTTCCAGAACTACAAAGGATCTATGGTGTAGGTGAGGTACGTCTGTTTGGCGCTAAGAACTATACGATGCGTCTTTGGGTAAAACCAGAGAAACTTGCCAACTACAACCTGACACCTGCTGATGTAAGTGCAGCCTTGAGCGACCAAAGTTTGGAAGCAGCTCCCGGTGCATTGGGTCAGAATGCTGGTCATGCATTTGAATACACCTTACGTTACAAAGGTAGACTTAAGACAGAAGAAGAGTACAGAGACATTATTATCAAGACATTTGACAATGGTCAATACCTTCGTTTGGGTGATGTAGCTGATGTAGAGCTAGAAGCACTTTCATACAGTACAACAACCATTGCGGATGGTTATCCAGGTATTAACCTTGGTATCTTCCAGACACCAGGTTCCAATGCCAAGGAAATTATTGAGACTATTGAGGCTAAGCTGAAAGAAACAGAGTCTACGTTACCTGACGGCATCAAATACAAGATCAACGTAAATGCCAATGACTTCTTGAACGCATCCATCAGTAAGGTAATCAGCACCCTGATTGAGGCATTTATCCTCGTATTTATCGTGGTGTTTATCTTCCTTCAGGATTTCCGTTCGACATTGATTCCAGCTATTGCGGTTCCAGTGGCGATTATCGGTACATTCTTCTTCCTGTATGTATTCGGGTTCTCGATCAACCTGTTGACACTGTTTGCCTTGGTACTAGCCATTGGTATTGTAGTGGATGACGCCATCGTAGTAGTGGAAGCTGTCCATGCCAAATTGGATGAGGGCTATGATAATGCCAAGTCTGCAACATTGACAGCCATGAGCGAGATCAGTGGTGCCATCATTTCCATCACATTGGTAATGTCTGCGGTATTTATTCCAGTGACATTTATGCAAGGTCCTACTGGTGTGTTCTATACACAGTTTGGTATCACCCTGATTATCGCAATCCTGATTTCTGCGGTAAACGCCCTTACACTTAGCCCTGCGCTTTGTGCCCTGTTGCTGAAAACGCATGATAAGGATCACGCCCCTAAAGGTGGGTTACAACGCTTCTATACAGCATTCAATACTGCATTTGAAGTAACGACTAACAAGTATAAAAATGCGTTGAGTTTTCTGAGCAAGAAGAAGTGGATTACAATTGCGATTCTGGTAGCATCTGTAGCGGTAACTTTCTGGGCAAGTGAAACAACTCCTGCAGGCTTTATCCCTGATGAAGACAGAGGTTATATCTTTGCCAATATCGAGACACCTGCTGGTTCATCTTTGGACCGTACTCAGAAGACAATCAACCAACTGGACCAAGAGCTGGCGAAAATGAGCGACGTAATCGAAAGCCGTTCGTTTGTAACAGGTTACAGTATCCTTTCAGGGGCTGGTAGCTCTTACAGTTTGGGTATCATCAAGCTGAAAAACTGGGAAGAAAGAAAAGCACCAGGTACTGACGTAAAAAGTGTCATCGGTAGACTATTTGGTCTTTCAGTCAAATTCCCTGATGCCAAGTTGATTTTCTTCTCGCCACCAAGTATTCGTGGTTATGGTAATGCCAGTGGTTTTGAGTTCAAGGTACAGGACCGTACAGGCGGTAGCTTTACAGACCTTGACAAGAATACCAAAACACTGCTTGGTGCACTGATGCAGCGTCCTGAGATCATGTATGCTTCTTCTTCATTCAATACCAACTTCCCGCAGTATATGATCGATGTCAATACAGCGAAAGTAAAAGAAGCTGGACTTGCAGTAAGGGATATCTTGACAACCATGCAAATGTACTTGGGTGGTGCTTATGTCAATGACTTCAGCCGCTTTGGTAAGCAGTACCGTGTATACATTCAGGCTCCACCTGAAGACCGTATCAGCAAGGATGACCTAAACAATATCTTTGTGCGCACACCAAAAGGTGAAATGGCGCCAATTACATCATTCGTTTCACTGAATAAGGTATATGGACCTCAATCAGTAAACCGTTTCAACCTGTACAACTCAGCTTCAGTAAACGGACAGGTGAACCCAGGCTTCAGTACTAGCCAAGCGATTGAGATCATTGAGCAAACAGCTAAGGAAGTACTTCCTAAAGGGTATGACATTGACTACTCAGGTCTGACTCGTGAAGAGGTTAACTCAACAGGTGAAGCACCTCTAATCTTTGGTTTGAGTATCCTGTTCGTATTCTTCCTGCTGGCGGCACAATACGAAAGCTACCTACTGCCATTGTCAGTACTGCTGTCACTTCCGGTAGGTATTGCAGGTGCATTCCTGTCTACCAAGTTCCTGGGACTGGAAAACAACATCTACTTCCAGATTTCACTGATCATGCTGGTTGGTCTATTGGCCAAGAACGCCATCCTGATTGTAGAGTTTGCCCTACAGCGTCGAAAAGCGGGGCTTTCACTAGTAGACTCAGCACTGGAAGCAGCCACTTCACGTCTGCGTCCAATCCTGATGACATCCTTTGCCTTTATCCTAGGTCTGATGCCTTTGGCAATGGCCACAGGTGTAGGTGCTGTTGGTAACCGTTCGATCGGTACTGGTGCAGCAGGTGGTATGTTGATCGGTACGCTACTGGGTGTGTTTGTTATCCCTGTACTGTTTATCATGTTCCAGTGGCTACAGGAAAAAATCAGTGGAAACAAGGAAGAAGCAGTTAACCCTTCTTCAGAAAAACAACTGGCAGAATATTAA
- a CDS encoding efflux RND transporter periplasmic adaptor subunit, whose translation MNIKRITMSLLVLGAASSFFSCSSNQAPPSGGQQAMPYPVTEAPARDITAFDAYPVSIEGTQNIEIRAKIDGYIQQIFVDEGQTVKKGQTLFKLETQSLSQQANASKSAIEVAKAQVNVAQVEVDKLVPLVEEGIISEVQLETAKAQLASAKSQLAQAQSNYRSVSENIDYTRIKSPVNGVVGTIPYRQGTLVGRTETQPLTTVSAIDNVYAYFSMNEKEFLAFTRNTEGGSLDEKLKNIPSVELMLADGSTYSHTGKIQTVTGQINPNTGAISFRAVFPNPEKLLRSGSSGQIRIPKTYKNAVVVPAQATYEMQGQTYVYVVNSDNTVKGTIIEPADEVNNLVVVKSGLEAGQKIVAEGVGKLKSNVSIVPQAVPFDQVSNNIKPVFKN comes from the coding sequence ATGAACATCAAGCGTATTACTATGTCGCTTCTGGTACTAGGAGCTGCATCAAGCTTTTTCAGCTGCTCCAGTAACCAAGCTCCTCCTTCAGGTGGTCAGCAGGCTATGCCTTATCCAGTAACTGAAGCCCCAGCTCGAGACATTACAGCTTTTGATGCTTACCCTGTAAGTATCGAAGGCACTCAAAATATTGAAATCAGAGCCAAAATCGACGGATATATCCAACAGATATTTGTAGATGAAGGACAAACAGTTAAAAAAGGTCAGACACTTTTCAAACTGGAAACTCAATCGCTTAGCCAACAAGCTAACGCCTCAAAATCAGCCATTGAGGTAGCCAAAGCTCAAGTGAATGTAGCTCAGGTTGAAGTGGATAAACTGGTTCCTTTAGTAGAAGAAGGTATTATCAGTGAAGTCCAACTGGAAACAGCCAAAGCGCAATTGGCTTCTGCCAAGTCTCAATTGGCTCAAGCACAAAGCAACTACAGAAGTGTTTCTGAAAATATTGACTATACACGTATCAAAAGCCCTGTAAACGGTGTGGTAGGTACAATTCCTTACAGACAAGGAACACTGGTAGGTCGTACAGAGACTCAACCGCTTACTACCGTTTCAGCTATTGATAATGTATATGCCTATTTCTCGATGAATGAAAAAGAGTTTTTGGCATTCACCAGAAATACTGAAGGCGGATCATTGGATGAAAAGCTGAAGAACATTCCTTCAGTAGAACTGATGCTAGCAGATGGAAGTACCTATTCTCATACAGGTAAAATCCAGACAGTAACTGGACAAATCAACCCGAATACAGGTGCCATTAGTTTTAGAGCAGTATTCCCTAACCCTGAAAAGCTTCTTAGAAGTGGTAGCAGTGGTCAGATCAGAATCCCTAAAACTTACAAAAATGCAGTGGTCGTACCTGCTCAGGCAACTTATGAGATGCAAGGTCAAACTTATGTCTATGTTGTCAACAGTGACAATACTGTGAAGGGAACTATCATTGAGCCAGCAGATGAGGTAAACAATCTTGTAGTGGTTAAATCCGGCTTGGAAGCAGGACAAAAGATTGTGGCAGAAGGTGTAGGCAAGTTGAAGTCTAATGTATCCATTGTACCACAGGCTGTACCATTTGATCAGGTTTCAAACAACATCAAGCCTGTATTCAAAAACTGA
- a CDS encoding GbsR/MarR family transcriptional regulator has translation MTDLRTLEEQKEKLIEQLGCFLSRTVPLPPLSGRMAALLIIEGGKGTTFDQLIKSLGASKSSICTSLHQLEELEMATYFQKEGDRKKYFVISPNRLISRINEVIAHFKEEAALHNQLIEYKEAMQKVKPEEYSESSSKFMTAYTSFLNEAIQVFSRIKDSISTKP, from the coding sequence ATGACAGACTTAAGAACATTAGAAGAGCAGAAAGAAAAGTTAATTGAGCAGTTAGGTTGCTTTTTAAGCAGAACCGTTCCACTTCCACCATTGAGTGGTCGCATGGCTGCACTCTTAATTATTGAAGGAGGAAAAGGAACCACTTTCGATCAGCTAATCAAATCGTTAGGTGCTAGTAAAAGTTCAATCTGCACTAGCCTTCACCAATTGGAAGAGCTTGAGATGGCTACTTACTTTCAAAAGGAAGGTGACCGAAAAAAATACTTTGTGATATCACCAAACAGACTTATTTCCCGAATTAATGAGGTGATCGCACATTTTAAAGAAGAAGCAGCATTACACAACCAGCTTATTGAATATAAAGAGGCAATGCAGAAAGTAAAGCCAGAAGAGTACTCAGAGTCTTCTAGTAAGTTTATGACAGCATATACCTCATTTTTGAATGAAGCAATTCAAGTTTTTTCACGAATAAAGGATTCAATCTCAACTAAACCTTAA
- a CDS encoding TonB-dependent receptor — translation MIKTLQLSVLLSLVVSFVSAQHAPLPDTLKTIQLKEVVIADPYGQNALNFYQYSQLASVEQILNRTSEVALIKRGNYALEPMINGYSAGQLNITIDDMKIFGACTDRMDPVTSYVETSNMHSLEISTGAEGNKQGANIGGSLNMLLKQAKTNQEKQWAANLSTGYCSVSNGMDMTGAINYSGKKLGVRYSGTYRDHGNYTDGNGNEVLYSQFSKMNHALHALYDLGNQRKLTLSLVTDDAWDVGYPALTMDVSKAQARIYGIGFEQMAITEHFHHFKAKVYGNNITHIMDDSKRPDVPIRMDMPGWSDTYGMMTEGMWRWKQHSLTVKAEAYQNKVRAEMTMYPPNEGGVPMFMLTWPDAKRNAAGLFVQWKSNWGKRWMSTLSLRTDAASTDMTSEFGRQQFETLNYSITEADKRILAAPTLRFDYDLSNHWQLHFTTAYTTRLPTVTELYGFYLYNRFDGYDYIGNPDIENEKAWQFTAGTQFHKGILMLKGNIFYHYLTDYIMGEVDPNLMRMTVGAKGVKRFINVPNAYMAGINAEANVTFNEHWQSVNTLQYTRGETSEGDPLPMMLPLRWVTALRYQYNKFYTQGELEWSAQQERVSEAFGEQATDSYHTLNLRVGYQWQWQNAHWQVNAAAENLLDTYYRTHLDWGGIYRPGRNISLSLSVGF, via the coding sequence ATGATAAAGACATTACAACTGTCAGTCCTGCTGTCTTTGGTTGTCTCCTTTGTCTCTGCACAGCACGCCCCTCTTCCCGATACGCTCAAGACCATTCAACTGAAAGAGGTAGTGATTGCAGACCCTTATGGACAGAATGCCTTAAATTTTTATCAGTACAGCCAGCTGGCTTCTGTGGAACAGATCCTGAACCGCACCAGTGAAGTGGCACTGATCAAAAGAGGCAACTACGCCTTGGAGCCGATGATCAATGGCTATTCGGCAGGGCAGCTCAATATCACCATCGATGACATGAAGATATTCGGTGCCTGCACTGACCGCATGGACCCCGTCACTTCTTATGTAGAGACGAGCAACATGCATTCATTGGAGATCAGTACAGGTGCGGAAGGAAACAAGCAGGGCGCCAACATTGGCGGAAGCCTTAACATGTTATTGAAGCAGGCTAAAACCAATCAGGAAAAACAGTGGGCTGCAAACCTTTCAACAGGTTACTGCTCTGTTTCCAATGGTATGGACATGACGGGAGCCATCAACTATTCTGGAAAAAAATTGGGCGTCCGCTATTCGGGCACCTATCGTGACCACGGCAACTACACAGATGGCAACGGCAATGAGGTACTCTACTCGCAGTTCAGCAAGATGAACCATGCCTTGCATGCCCTTTATGATTTAGGTAATCAAAGAAAACTCACTTTGTCACTTGTCACCGACGACGCATGGGATGTCGGCTACCCTGCCCTGACCATGGATGTCAGCAAGGCACAAGCCCGCATCTACGGGATAGGCTTTGAGCAGATGGCGATCACCGAACACTTCCATCACTTCAAGGCTAAAGTGTATGGCAACAATATCACCCACATCATGGATGACTCCAAACGTCCTGACGTTCCAATCAGGATGGACATGCCCGGATGGAGCGATACTTACGGCATGATGACGGAAGGCATGTGGCGATGGAAACAACACAGCCTGACTGTCAAAGCTGAGGCTTACCAAAATAAGGTAAGGGCAGAGATGACCATGTATCCGCCCAATGAAGGAGGTGTGCCCATGTTTATGCTGACATGGCCAGATGCCAAAAGAAATGCTGCAGGTCTTTTTGTACAGTGGAAAAGCAACTGGGGAAAAAGATGGATGTCAACGTTAAGCCTAAGGACAGATGCAGCTTCTACAGACATGACCTCAGAGTTTGGCAGGCAACAGTTCGAGACGTTGAACTACAGCATCACTGAAGCAGACAAAAGAATATTGGCAGCTCCTACACTCAGGTTCGATTACGACCTAAGCAACCACTGGCAACTTCATTTCACGACTGCCTACACCACAAGGCTTCCGACGGTGACAGAACTTTATGGCTTCTATCTCTACAACCGCTTTGATGGTTACGACTACATCGGCAACCCTGATATTGAAAATGAAAAGGCATGGCAGTTTACAGCAGGCACACAATTCCATAAAGGTATTTTAATGCTGAAAGGAAACATCTTCTACCATTACCTCACTGACTATATCATGGGAGAAGTAGACCCGAACCTAATGCGCATGACTGTTGGAGCCAAAGGCGTGAAACGTTTTATCAATGTACCGAATGCCTATATGGCAGGGATCAATGCAGAAGCCAACGTCACATTCAATGAACATTGGCAATCGGTCAATACTTTACAGTACACCCGTGGAGAAACCAGTGAAGGAGACCCTTTACCAATGATGCTTCCACTGAGGTGGGTAACGGCACTCCGTTACCAATACAATAAGTTCTACACACAAGGTGAATTGGAATGGTCAGCCCAGCAGGAACGGGTAAGTGAAGCATTTGGAGAACAGGCAACTGATAGCTACCATACCCTTAACTTAAGAGTCGGCTACCAGTGGCAATGGCAAAACGCGCATTGGCAAGTCAATGCCGCCGCCGAGAATTTGCTAGACACCTACTACCGTACGCACCTTGATTGGGGTGGTATCTACCGACCGGGAAGGAATATTTCTTTAAGTCTTTCAGTAGGCTTCTAA
- a CDS encoding FixH family protein, whose protein sequence is MKKLNLFISIIATLFILSSCDNNDEATPQESPLASYHQMTEQTLSNTGLTLNLRSGEADLFAGYNKFFAELTDADGNQVTNAEVKLMPMMDMVMGEMTHSHAAPVDQPTLMEEGFFKGGINFIMPSTGETGVWTLHVTVSANDMTDEIMLPITVSDKNLTYASGQDNAQYQTIIRKEVDGTRYFVAYYFVEDKPMVGSNEIVITVHKMMPMDTMEGMEMEHNGFMPVNDLTVEFQPWMPSMGHGSSNNVNPIALGDGHYKGTVNFNMTGDWELKLKVMDGEKVLLNSMAEDATDASFYLEF, encoded by the coding sequence ATGAAAAAGCTGAATCTCTTTATCTCCATCATCGCAACACTTTTTATCCTTTCATCTTGTGACAACAATGACGAGGCAACCCCTCAGGAGTCACCGTTGGCTAGCTACCACCAAATGACTGAGCAAACGTTGAGCAACACAGGATTGACCTTGAATTTACGGTCAGGTGAGGCAGACCTTTTTGCAGGATACAACAAGTTTTTTGCTGAGCTAACTGATGCAGACGGCAATCAGGTGACCAATGCTGAAGTAAAGCTAATGCCGATGATGGATATGGTGATGGGTGAAATGACTCACTCGCACGCTGCTCCTGTTGACCAACCGACACTGATGGAAGAAGGCTTCTTCAAGGGTGGCATCAACTTCATTATGCCAAGCACAGGAGAGACAGGTGTATGGACTTTGCATGTAACGGTGTCTGCCAATGACATGACAGATGAGATCATGCTGCCTATTACGGTATCTGACAAGAACCTGACTTATGCTTCTGGACAGGACAATGCCCAGTATCAGACGATCATCAGAAAGGAAGTTGACGGCACTAGATATTTTGTTGCCTACTACTTTGTGGAAGACAAGCCAATGGTGGGTTCAAACGAGATCGTGATCACGGTACACAAGATGATGCCGATGGACACAATGGAAGGTATGGAGATGGAGCACAACGGTTTTATGCCTGTCAATGACCTGACAGTAGAATTCCAACCTTGGATGCCTTCAATGGGACATGGCTCTTCCAACAACGTTAACCCTATTGCATTGGGCGACGGTCACTACAAAGGCACCGTGAACTTCAACATGACAGGTGACTGGGAATTAAAACTAAAAGTAATGGACGGAGAAAAAGTATTGCTGAACAGCATGGCTGAAGACGCAACAGATGCCTCTTTCTACCTTGAGTTTTAA